A genomic stretch from Neodiprion fabricii isolate iyNeoFabr1 chromosome 3, iyNeoFabr1.1, whole genome shotgun sequence includes:
- the LOC124178456 gene encoding merlin isoform X2 — MKDKMPPFRRKKSGKSFPVKVCTLDAELEFNLEWRATGRDLFDLVCRTIGLRETWYFGLQYEDAKGFISWLKLDKKVQDQGISQQPTTPFMFLAKFYPEDVAEELVQEVTQHLFFLQVKQAILSMDIYCPPEASVLLASYAVQAKYGDYDEVSYRPGMLASEDLLPQRVIDQYQMTPEMWEDRIKIWYADHRGMSRDEAEMEYLKIAQDLDMYGVNYFPISNKKETDLWLGVTALGLNIYEKENKLAPKTTFTWSEIRHISFDDKKFVIKPVEKSSPNFVFFSQKVRMNKLILDLCIGNHDLFMRRRKPDSMEVQQMKAQAKEEKSRRQIERNKLAREKQLREAAEREKAAMEQRLLQYQEEIRLANEALRRSEETADLLAEKSRVAEEEAMLLSQKATEAEQEITRIRLNNMKTEEEKVHLERKTREAELLTERLVQESERRAAEAEKLKDELLRARIAEKEAKEKLLEFLSRNAYNASITPVPNLFPSTQVLPSELQADLQTLQLDAEPLPADLTSYDLIADGDVDQLSLEIEKERVDYWEKSKHLQEQLRELRSEIEVMKVGEKQCELDQLHEEQVRLGENKYSTLKKVKSGSTKARVAFFEEL; from the exons atgaaggaTAAAATGCCACCGTTTCGTAGGAAAAAATCGGGGAAATCGTTTCCGGTGAAAGTCTGCACTTTGGACGCCGAGCTTGAGTTCAATTTGGAG TGGCGAGCCACTGGGAGAGACTTATTTGATTTAGTGTGCCGAACTATTGGTCTCAGAGAGACCTGGTATTTTGGACTTCAGTATGAGGATGCCAAAGGATTTATTTCTTGGCTCAAGTTGGACAAGAAAG TCCAGGACCAAGGAATTTCACAACAACCAACGACGCCGTTTatgtttctcgcaaaattcTACCCTGAAGATGTGGCTGAGGAACTTGTTCAAGAGGTAACGCAACACTTGTTCTTTTTGCAAGTGAAGCAAGCCATTTTGTCTATGGATATTTACTGTCCACCTGAAGCCTCTGTACTACTTGCGTCGTATGCCGTGCAAGCGAAG TATGGTGATTACGACGAGGTATCATACCGGCCAGGAATGCTGGCTAGCGAAGATCTTCTGCCACAACGAGTGATTGACCAATATCAAATGACTCCTGAAATGTGGGAAGATAGAATCAAGATTTGGTACGCTGATCACCGTGGAATGTCTCGTGACGAGGCTGAAATGGAATATCTAAAGATTGCCCAAGATCTGGATATGTATGGCGTCAACTATTTTCCTATTAGC AACAAGAAGGAAACGGACTTGTGGCTCGGTGTTACAGCACTTGGGTTGAACATCTATGAGAAGGAGAATAAGCTGGCACCTAAGACAACTTTTACTTGGTCAGAGATCCGGCATATCAGCTTCGATGACAAGAAGTTTGTAATCAAACCTGTAGAGAAGTCGTCACCGAACTTTGTCTTCTTCTCGCAGAAAGTTCGCATGAACAAACTG ATTCTGGACTTGTGCATTGGCAACCACGACCTCTTCATGCGTCGCCGTAAACCAGACTCAATGGAGGTACAGCAAATGAAAGCACAGGCCAAGGAAGAGAAATCTAG GAGGCAGATCGAAAGGAACAAACTGGCCCGGGAAAAACAGTTAAGAGAAGCTGCAGAAAGAGAAAAGGCAGCAATGGAACAACGGTTGTTACAGTATCAAGAAGAAATAAGACTTGCCAACGAAGCATtg AGAAGATCTGAAGAGACAGCAGATCTGTTAGCAGAGAAGAGTCGCGTTGCTGAGGAAGAAGCTATGCTTTTAAGCCAAAAGGCAACGGAAGCAGAACAAGAGATAACTCGTATACGACTTAATAATATGAAaacggaggaagaaaaagttCACCTAGAGAGAAAAACTCGTGAAGCTGAGCTTCTTACAGAGAGATTAGTTCAAGAATCGGAACGACGAGCAGCTGAAGCTGAAAAACTGAAAGATGAACTGCTACGTGCTCGAATTGCTGAAAAAGAGGCTAAGGAAAAGTTGCTGGAATTTTTGAGCAGAAATGCTTACAACGCATCTATCACT CCTGTACCAAATTTATTCCCGTCAACACAAGTATTACCATCTGAACTACAGGCCGATCTTCAGACGTTGCAATTGGACGCAGAACCTCTTCCAGCGGACCTTACGTCTTATGATCTTATTGCCGATGGAGATGTCGATCAATTGTCccttgaaatagaaaaagaacgGGTGGATTATTGGGAGAAAAGCAAGCATCTTCAAGAACAATTACGTGAATTACGATCTGAAATTGAGGTAATGAAGGTTGGTGAAAAGCAGTGTGAGCTGGACCAGCTACACGAGGAACAGGTGCGActtggtgaaaataaatacagtACGCTGAAAAAAGTGAAGTCTGGATCTACCAAAGCTCGAGTCGCATTTTTCGAAGAGCTTtag
- the LOC124178456 gene encoding merlin isoform X1, with the protein MKDKMPPFRRKKSGKSFPVKVCTLDAELEFNLEWRATGRDLFDLVCRTIGLRETWYFGLQYEDAKGFISWLKLDKKVQDQGISQQPTTPFMFLAKFYPEDVAEELVQEVTQHLFFLQVKQAILSMDIYCPPEASVLLASYAVQAKYGDYDEVSYRPGMLASEDLLPQRVIDQYQMTPEMWEDRIKIWYADHRGMSRDEAEMEYLKIAQDLDMYGVNYFPISNKKETDLWLGVTALGLNIYEKENKLAPKTTFTWSEIRHISFDDKKFVIKPVEKSSPNFVFFSQKVRMNKLVKKQSHVGSWVKGLVAIGVDEHCSEKAARFLFVKILDLCIGNHDLFMRRRKPDSMEVQQMKAQAKEEKSRRQIERNKLAREKQLREAAEREKAAMEQRLLQYQEEIRLANEALRRSEETADLLAEKSRVAEEEAMLLSQKATEAEQEITRIRLNNMKTEEEKVHLERKTREAELLTERLVQESERRAAEAEKLKDELLRARIAEKEAKEKLLEFLSRNAYNASITPVPNLFPSTQVLPSELQADLQTLQLDAEPLPADLTSYDLIADGDVDQLSLEIEKERVDYWEKSKHLQEQLRELRSEIEVMKVGEKQCELDQLHEEQVRLGENKYSTLKKVKSGSTKARVAFFEEL; encoded by the exons atgaaggaTAAAATGCCACCGTTTCGTAGGAAAAAATCGGGGAAATCGTTTCCGGTGAAAGTCTGCACTTTGGACGCCGAGCTTGAGTTCAATTTGGAG TGGCGAGCCACTGGGAGAGACTTATTTGATTTAGTGTGCCGAACTATTGGTCTCAGAGAGACCTGGTATTTTGGACTTCAGTATGAGGATGCCAAAGGATTTATTTCTTGGCTCAAGTTGGACAAGAAAG TCCAGGACCAAGGAATTTCACAACAACCAACGACGCCGTTTatgtttctcgcaaaattcTACCCTGAAGATGTGGCTGAGGAACTTGTTCAAGAGGTAACGCAACACTTGTTCTTTTTGCAAGTGAAGCAAGCCATTTTGTCTATGGATATTTACTGTCCACCTGAAGCCTCTGTACTACTTGCGTCGTATGCCGTGCAAGCGAAG TATGGTGATTACGACGAGGTATCATACCGGCCAGGAATGCTGGCTAGCGAAGATCTTCTGCCACAACGAGTGATTGACCAATATCAAATGACTCCTGAAATGTGGGAAGATAGAATCAAGATTTGGTACGCTGATCACCGTGGAATGTCTCGTGACGAGGCTGAAATGGAATATCTAAAGATTGCCCAAGATCTGGATATGTATGGCGTCAACTATTTTCCTATTAGC AACAAGAAGGAAACGGACTTGTGGCTCGGTGTTACAGCACTTGGGTTGAACATCTATGAGAAGGAGAATAAGCTGGCACCTAAGACAACTTTTACTTGGTCAGAGATCCGGCATATCAGCTTCGATGACAAGAAGTTTGTAATCAAACCTGTAGAGAAGTCGTCACCGAACTTTGTCTTCTTCTCGCAGAAAGTTCGCATGAACAAACTGGTAAAAAAACAGTCACATGTTGGCAGCTGGGTGAAGGGCTTGGTAGCTATAGGGGTCGACGAGCATTGTAGTGAAAAAGCCGCACGGTTCTTATTTGTTAAGATTCTGGACTTGTGCATTGGCAACCACGACCTCTTCATGCGTCGCCGTAAACCAGACTCAATGGAGGTACAGCAAATGAAAGCACAGGCCAAGGAAGAGAAATCTAG GAGGCAGATCGAAAGGAACAAACTGGCCCGGGAAAAACAGTTAAGAGAAGCTGCAGAAAGAGAAAAGGCAGCAATGGAACAACGGTTGTTACAGTATCAAGAAGAAATAAGACTTGCCAACGAAGCATtg AGAAGATCTGAAGAGACAGCAGATCTGTTAGCAGAGAAGAGTCGCGTTGCTGAGGAAGAAGCTATGCTTTTAAGCCAAAAGGCAACGGAAGCAGAACAAGAGATAACTCGTATACGACTTAATAATATGAAaacggaggaagaaaaagttCACCTAGAGAGAAAAACTCGTGAAGCTGAGCTTCTTACAGAGAGATTAGTTCAAGAATCGGAACGACGAGCAGCTGAAGCTGAAAAACTGAAAGATGAACTGCTACGTGCTCGAATTGCTGAAAAAGAGGCTAAGGAAAAGTTGCTGGAATTTTTGAGCAGAAATGCTTACAACGCATCTATCACT CCTGTACCAAATTTATTCCCGTCAACACAAGTATTACCATCTGAACTACAGGCCGATCTTCAGACGTTGCAATTGGACGCAGAACCTCTTCCAGCGGACCTTACGTCTTATGATCTTATTGCCGATGGAGATGTCGATCAATTGTCccttgaaatagaaaaagaacgGGTGGATTATTGGGAGAAAAGCAAGCATCTTCAAGAACAATTACGTGAATTACGATCTGAAATTGAGGTAATGAAGGTTGGTGAAAAGCAGTGTGAGCTGGACCAGCTACACGAGGAACAGGTGCGActtggtgaaaataaatacagtACGCTGAAAAAAGTGAAGTCTGGATCTACCAAAGCTCGAGTCGCATTTTTCGAAGAGCTTtag
- the LOC124178457 gene encoding peroxisome assembly protein 12, which yields MAEKGAYLTDTVKAKPSIFEIVAQESLASTLEPVFKKIISYLVLVNPHRYGWLERWCDEAYLVFNAALQYHYLKKYSASFSETFYGLKRSSVVAGSDGKLSTKQEKISLLLLVVFPHFRTKLFRLAEEYKFEVADGKIPQKRWQKLVRKLVINGNMIFHVIYECLILYRYLRYMAGRSEYSTPLLWLASVTLSYADGKKFLTITDLLMKIRLGTLTFSNGIDLFGMLFTRSLEFGAFFLQFLRWWNQENYYVNLMALPTPVPPEVPKIALQYKGLCPICRKGRQIPTALPVSGYVFCYQCILKYIREYEKCPITNYPAKEDDLIRLYVE from the exons ATGGCTGAAAAAGGAGCGTATTTAACGGATACAGTCAAGGCTAAACCctcgatttttgaaattgttgcgCAAGAATCTTTAGCCTCTACACTCGAGCCAGTCTTCAAAAAAATCATCTCG TATTTGGTGTTGGTCAATCCACATCGATATGGATGGCTTGAAAGATGGTGCGATGAGGCGTATCTGGTTTTTAATGCCGCTCTACAATATCACTATctcaaaaaatatt CGGCATCATTCTCCGAAACATTTTATGGGTTGAAACGTTCTTCAGTCGTGGCAGGTTCAGATGGAAAGTTATCTACTAAGCAagagaaaatttctttattgctGTTAGTCGTCTTTCCGCACTTCAGAACCAAATTATTTAGGCTTGCGGAAGAATATAAATTCGAAGTTGCTGATGGTAAAATACCTCAGAAG CGATGGCAGAAACTTGTAAGGAAATTGGTAATAAATGGAAACATGATATTTCATGTTATTTATGAATGCCTAATACTTTATCGGTACCTGAGGTACATGGCTGGACGGTCAGAATATTCAACTCCGCTTCTTTGGCTGGCTTCTGTTACATTGTCTTACGCAGATGGTAAAAAATTCCTCACCATCACTGACCTTCTGATGAAGATAAGACTCGGAACATTGACCTTCAGTAATGGCATAGATTTGTTTGGAATGCTTTTTACTAGATCACTTGAATTTGGAGCTTTCTTTCTCCAGTTTCTTCGATGGTGGAAtcaagaaaattattacgtaAACCTGATGGCTCTGCCTACACCTGTGCCTCCTGAG GTTCCAAAAATAGCGTTACAGTATAAAGGATTATGTCCAATCTGTCGGAAAGGTCGGCAAATCCCCACAGCTCTGCCAGTTTCAGG GTACGTCTTCTGCTACCAGTGTATTCTAAAATACATACGAGAATACGAGAAATGCCCGATCACAAACTATCCAGCCAAAGAGGATGACTTGATACGGTTATATGTAGAGTAG
- the LOC124178455 gene encoding phenoloxidase 1-like — translation MSRSVTDILYLYDRPSEPIFVSRGNKSTTFDVPPSYLVERYQSVPSVLSRVGDDVPTIPVKKINVPSLGIATNLGRTENFSLFMPSHRKMAGRLIEILLGMATYDDFLSASVFCHDRINPQMYIYCLSVAILHRPDTRDLPIPTLCEVFPDKFVTSGVFAQVREEANLVAPGSRMPIEIPRNYSASDLDVEHRLAYFREDLGINLHHWHWHLVYPPSGPMQIVNKDRRGELLYYMHSQIMARYNCERFCNDLPRVERWNRWREPIAEAYFPKLDSLVASRAWPARPANSELKDVNRAIDQLQFDIQDLERWRDRIAQAISTQSVINERGQTIPLTEKDGIDVLGNLMEACILSPNFNYYGDLHNYMHIALSFVHDPDHRYLESFSPIGDPAVTMRDPVFYRLHGWVESIFQLYKGTLPPYTVEQLNNPGVDVTGVEVVTENQPKNVFHTFWQQSDVDMSRGLDFIPRGSVLVRFTHLQYTPYIYRIQVNNKSGANKMGTCRIFLTPKQDELGRPMAFTDQKNMMIELDKFTVNLRPGANTIERNSTLSSVTIPFERTFRNLTVNVPTDINELDAFNFCGCGWPQHMLLPKGTESGYATELFVMISNYDNDKIEQDIGGQCSDAASFCGIRNKKYPDARAMGYPFDRLPRNGVDTLSQFLTPNMRTTNVLIRHTNSILRRPNQSTATPSATRI, via the exons ATGTCGCGAAGTGTGACAGACATACTGTATCTCTATGATCGTCCATCGGAACCAATATTTGTCTCACGTGGCAATAAATCAACCACATTTGACGTTCCACCAAGTTATTTA GTGGAAAGATATCAATCTGTTCCATCGGTTTTATCGCGGGTTGGTGATGATGTCCCTACAATTCCTGTCAAGAAAATAAACGTACCATCACTCGGCATAGCAACCAATCTGGGTCGCACagagaatttttctctttttatgcCAAGCCACCGTAAAATGGCTGGACGTCTAATTGAGATTCTACTGGGAATGGCAACTTATGATGATTTTCTATCTGCATCTGTTTTTTGTCACGATCGAATCAATCCCCAAATGTATATTTACTGTTTGTCCGTTGCTATTCTGCATCGACCAGATACCAGAGATCTGCCAATACCTACCTTGTGCGAAGTCTTCCCAGACAAGTTTGTAACAAGCGGAGTTTTTGCACAAGTACGAGAAGAAGCAAACCTTGTTGCACCTGGCTCAAGG ATGCCAATCGAAATCCCTCGAAACTACAGTGCATCTGATTTGGATGTGGAGCACAGACTTGCATATTTTCGCGAAGATTTGGGTATCAATCTACACCACTGGCATTGGCACTTAGTCTATCCACCTTCCGGGCCAATGCAAATAGTTAACAAAGATAGACGTGGCGAACTTTTGTATTACATGCATTCACAGATTATGGCTAGATATAACTGTGAACGATTTTGCAATGATCTTCCACGAGTGGAGCGTTGGAACAGGTGGCGCGAACCAATTGCCGAAGCTTATTTTCCCAAACTGGATTCGCTTGTAGCCAGTCGTGCTTGGCCGGCTCGTCCAGCTAATTCAGAGCTTAAGGACGTTAATCGTGCAATTGATCAACTTCAATTTGACATACAAGACCTGGAAAGATGGAGAGATCGTATTGCACAGGCAATTTCAACTCAATCTGTAATAAAT GAGAGAGGTCAAACTATACCACTGACAGAAAAGGATGGCATAGATGTATTGGGAAACCTCATGGAAGCTTGTATTCTTTCtccaaattttaattattacggTGATTTGCACAACTATATGCACATAGCACTATCATTCGTACATGATCCGGATCACAGATATTTGGAATCCTTTTCTCCTATTGGGGATCCAGCTGTCACTATGAGAGATCCTGTGTTTTATCGTCTACATGGTTGGGTAGAATCTATTTTTCAACTGTATAAAGGGACGCTCCCTCCATATACAGTGGAACAATTGAATAACCCAGGAGTTGATGTTACAG GTGTGGAAGTGGTGACAGAGAATCAGCCAAAGAACGTATTTCATACTTTCTGGCAGCAGAGTGACGTTGATATGTCACGAGGCTTGGATTTCATACCCAGAGGTTCTGTTCTCGTAAGGTTCACACATTTACAGTATACTCCATATATTTACAGAATTCAGGTAAATAACAAAAGTGGAGCAAATAAAATGGGAACCTGTAGAATATTTCTGACACCAAAACAAGATGAGCTTGGTAGACCTATGGCTTTCACagatcaaaaaaatatgatgatTGAACTGGACAAATTCACCGTGAACT tAAGACCCGGAGCCAACACCATTGAGCGTAACTCGACATTATCATCTGTAACAATTCCATTTGAAAGAACTTTtagaaatttgactgtcaatGTTCCAACTGATATTAATGAGCTTGATGCTTTTAACTTCTGTGGTTGTGGTTGGCCTCAGCACATGCTTCTTCCAAAAGGAACTGAAAGTGGCTATGCGACAGAACTTTTTGTTATGATCTCCAACTACGACAATGACAAG ATCGAACAAGACATAGGTGGACAATGCAGTGACGCTGCTAGTTTCTGCGGAATACGAAACAAGAAGTATCCAGATGCTCGAGCAATGGGGTATCCATTTGATCGTCTACCACGTAATGGTGTTGATACTTTATCCCAATTTTTGACACCTAATATGAGAACTACGAACGTGCTAATACGTCATACAAATTCCATCTTACGTCGACCAAATCAATCTACTGCAACTCCATCTGCAACAAGGATTTAG